A portion of the Bubalus kerabau isolate K-KA32 ecotype Philippines breed swamp buffalo chromosome 1, PCC_UOA_SB_1v2, whole genome shotgun sequence genome contains these proteins:
- the LOC129656227 gene encoding uncharacterized protein LOC129656227, with product MKEGGFIQSPRMNLKLGFFFTVKASRLVFPKKPIHVLLHRPTLYSLLLRSMEKSIILLLCIQYVVKISRSFHYTPKNKETTVFIEWDEFPKGGSPEFYFLKYQLVNNFAQKANESTYLQNVKKILAESRKFPKSILTLEENEDYDIIIQSVKYGQILSEKSFQTRGVSTRNIKTVATSTSVSFNWSVLSSNDILVSISLNNSSQIMQNVMFYEWDDLKPATLYVFTLEFKQLHLDFINILQRLDIQIETGSCSQGWVALKNSCYRISKESKPWNIAQQYCKLSLSSAHLVDIKNEEEKKFVFSHLRSKNQIIIWTGLNDFKKEGHLTWTDGSSFDLKENEILSFPLLPKNETDCYILQQNSTGSNYFFTGFFCYIPLPYICEYESPSLQEDLLFYIKDVGTTEVVFSWNNLSAWNNLNKWLKLGYKIIIKYYLDCTEEQHFESMPPDTTEKAITQLYPGRVYRFLFSAINEWEAKTTLSPVFVVETRPLSPQNVTVTHVTPTEIFLHWDAPDPVSFDHYLVVILDAENAKSEEVFVEKPNTSTTIGNLKFFHHYLIYLFSVAERGTLSYFEKPISAITGINPPQKICVKPEDVDEDSIILQWEPPQDGHEVYIQIKSIADTREIRKLFVKDANRCKIDHLTPGMTYDIGMATVMSGNLSELVTIQQTLRAERRH from the exons ATGAAGGAAGGTGGCTTCATACAAAGCCCAAGGATGAACTTAAAACTGGGATTTTTTTTCACAGTCAAGGCCAGTCGACTTGTTTTTCCTAAGAAGCCAATTCATGTTCTCCTTCACCGCCCTACCCTTTACTCCCTTCTTTTACGTAGT ATGGAGAAATCAATTATTCTACTGCTCTGCATACAATATGTTGTTAAG aTCTCAAGAAGTTTCCACTATACACCAAAGAATAAAGAAACAACAGTTTTTATTGAATGGGATGAATTTCCTAAGGGAGGAAgtcctgaattttattttttaaaataccaactTGTTAATAATTTTGCTCAAAAA GCAAATGAATCTACTTATTTACAGAATGTTAAAAAGATTCTTGCAGAATCACGAAAGTTTCCAAAATCAATACTAACActtgaagaaaatgaagattatgacaTCATTATACAGTCTGTAAAATATGGAcaaattttaagtgaaaagtCATTTCAAACTC GTGGAGTATCAACTAGAAATATTAAAACAGTAGCAACAAGTACGAGCGTTTCTTTTAACTGGAGTGTGCTATCTTCCAATGACATTTTGGTGTCAATATCGCTTAATAATTCTTCACAAATTATGCAGAATGTCATGTTTTatgagtgggatgatttgaaaccTGCCACCTTATATGTTTTTACACTTGAATTTAAACAGTTGCATTTGGATTTTATAAATATACTTCAGAGATTGGATATTCAAATTGAAACAG GTTCATGTTCACAAGGATGGGTAGCATTAAAAAATAGCTGTTATAGAATTAGCAAAGAGAGTAAGCCATGGAATATAGCCCAGCAATATTGTAAGTTGTCCTTAAGTTCTGCACACCTGGTGGATATAAaaaatgaggaggaaaaaaaatttgtattttcacATCTCAGGTCAAAGAATCAAATAATAATATGGACTGGTCTTAACGACTTTAAG AAAGAAGGTCATCTCACGTGGACAGATGGATCATCTTTTGAccttaaggaaaatgaaatactttCTTTCCCACTACTACCCAAGAATGAAACAGATTGCTACATTTTACAGCAAAACTCAACTGGATCAAACTATTTCTTTACAGGATTTTTCTGTTATATTCCGTTGCCATATATTTGTGAATAtgaat cACCTTCTCTGCAGGAAGACCTTTTGTTCTATATAAAGGATGTTGGAACAACTGAAGTTGTATTTAGTTGGAATAATTTGAGTGCTTGGAATAATTTGAATAAGTGGCTGAAACTTGGGTATAAAATTATCATTAAGTATTATTTAGATTGTACAGAAGAGCAACATTTTGAAAGCATGCCCCCAGATACTACAGAGAAAGCAATTACACAGTTGTATCCTGGCCGTGTTTACAGATTTTTATTCTCTGCAATAAATGAATGGGAGGCAAAAACTACTTTAAGTCCAGTATTCGTTGTTGAAACAC GTCCATTATCACCCCAAAATGTCACAGTTACTCATGTGACCccaacagaaatatttttacacTGGGATGCTCCAGATCCTGTATCTTTTGACCATTATCTTGTGGTTATTTTGGATGCTGAAAATGCTAAATCAGAAGAAGTGTTTGTTGAAAAACCCAACACATCCACAACAATCGGAAATCTCAAATTTTTCCATCATTATCTGATCTATCTATTCAGTGTGGCAGAAAGAGGAACTCTAAGCTACTTTGAGAAACCTATTTCAGCCATTACAG GTATTAATCCACCTCAGAAAATTTGTGTAAAACCTGAAGATGTGGATGAAGACAGTATAATTCTCCAGTGGGAACCCCCACAAGATGGCCATGAGGTCTACATTCAAATCAAATCCATAGCAGATACACGAGAAATCAGGAAGCTTTTTGTAAAGGATGCTAATAGATGCAAGATTGATCACTTAACCCCTGGAATGACATACGACATTGGAATGGCAACAGTAATGAGTGGGAACTTGAGCGAGCTGGTAACAATTCAACAAACTCTAA GAGCAGAGCGGCGGCACTGA